From the Acidimicrobiia bacterium genome, the window CCTCTTCGCCGCCTATCTCGACATCATGCTGGCCACCGATCGAAACCTCCTCCGGGAGGTGCTCCGGTTCAGCCTCTGGGGCGGCGAAGCCATTCAAGAACTCGCTCGCCTCGACGAGGAGTTGATGACCCAGCTGGCCGGCGTTCTCTCCGTCCACCAAGAGTCCGGACGCCTCGACTCCTCGCTGGCTGTTGAGGACGCCGTATTCGTTCTCTACTCGGTTTTGATTGCAGAGCTCATCATCTACTTGAGTCTGGAGGGTGTCGCCCCGGGGGCGGTTCATGCCAACGTCGGCCGGCGCGTCCGACTCGTTTTCGACGGCCTCAACCCCTAGGAGCTTCGATGTCCATCGTCATGAAACAGGTCGACAAGACGTACGGGGAAGGCGCCACCACGGTT encodes:
- a CDS encoding TetR/AcrR family transcriptional regulator, which codes for MSLRQAKKEKTSKAILEAASARFATDGIEAARMDDIAADAEVAVGTLYNYFGSKQSLLIALFEAEVREMLAAGRAAVSHDVDPVEAVRHLFAAYLDIMLATDRNLLREVLRFSLWGGEAIQELARLDEELMTQLAGVLSVHQESGRLDSSLAVEDAVFVLYSVLIAELIIYLSLEGVAPGAVHANVGRRVRLVFDGLNP